Proteins encoded together in one Aurantiacibacter aquimixticola window:
- a CDS encoding prolyl hydroxylase family protein, with amino-acid sequence MTTKTKSDYPDNADQSGLKRVGDSVRERLAANPDAYKVPSDEVELYAIGDFMTAAECAKMMELIDATAQPSRVFDLDYSSGYRTSYSGDVDPHDPFVKKISRRIDDLLDIDPSFGEAIQGQRYMPGQEFQPHNDWFHPGTTYWDLEMGAGGQRSYTAMVFLNEVEAGGTTDFTDIGLSIEPKPGVMLAWNNAYPDGLCNPKTMHAGRPVQAGSKYIITKWYRTKRWG; translated from the coding sequence ATGACCACCAAAACGAAAAGCGACTATCCCGACAATGCCGACCAGTCCGGCCTGAAGCGCGTGGGCGACAGCGTACGCGAGAGGCTGGCCGCCAATCCCGACGCTTACAAGGTGCCGAGCGACGAGGTCGAGCTGTACGCCATCGGCGACTTCATGACGGCTGCCGAATGCGCGAAGATGATGGAACTGATCGATGCCACCGCGCAGCCGAGCAGGGTCTTCGATCTCGACTATTCGAGCGGGTATCGCACATCCTATTCGGGCGATGTCGATCCGCACGATCCCTTCGTGAAGAAGATCAGCCGCCGCATCGACGATTTGCTCGATATCGATCCCAGTTTCGGCGAGGCGATACAGGGCCAGCGCTACATGCCGGGGCAGGAATTCCAGCCGCACAATGACTGGTTTCATCCCGGCACCACTTATTGGGACCTGGAAATGGGCGCAGGTGGGCAGCGCAGCTATACCGCGATGGTGTTCCTGAACGAGGTGGAGGCGGGCGGCACGACGGATTTCACCGATATCGGCCTCTCGATCGAGCCCAAGCCGGGCGTGATGCTGGCGTGGAACAACGCCTATCCGGACGGGCTGTGCAATCCCAAGACGATGCATGCCGGCCGGCCGGTGCAGGCGGGCAGCAAGTATATCATCACGAAGTGGTATCGCACCAAACGCTGGGGCTGA
- a CDS encoding lysine--tRNA ligase, protein MFSDDLIAAARTSKAWPFQEAQRLFKRYPDGKPGGEPVLFETGYGPSGLPHIGTFQEVLRTTLVRKAYEIVASSDGSPAPTRLVAFSDDMDGLRKVPDNMPNKALLEENLHKPLSRIPDPFEKYESFAAHNNAMLREFLDRFGFEYEFVAASDRYNSGGFDDALRQVLRCNQQILDIMLPTLREERRQTYSPILPISPTTGHVLQVPVEVIDAEAGTIRFTDSDGSVVEQSALGGRSKLQWKVDWAMRWYALGVDYEMYGKDLTDSGVQSGRIVKVLGGRKPEGLIYEMFLDENGEKISKSKGNGLTIEEWLTYGSEESLGFYIFPNPKSAKQLHVGVIPRAVDDYWQFRERLAEQPVDKQLGNPVWNLLRVKDAAPSQPPAGAGDALPVTYGLLLNLVGVLGAEADREQVWSYLGNYVEDARPEAHPDLDVLVGKALAYNRDFIAPTLQKRAPSEQEAAALRDLDTRLAEVDPATAAEDLQTIVYEIGKVESHGFDNLRDWFRALYETLLGSAQGPRMGSFIALYGVENTRKLIAEALAR, encoded by the coding sequence ATGTTCAGCGACGATCTCATTGCAGCCGCCCGCACATCCAAGGCCTGGCCGTTTCAGGAGGCGCAGCGACTGTTCAAGCGTTATCCGGATGGCAAGCCCGGCGGTGAACCCGTGCTGTTCGAAACCGGATACGGCCCCAGTGGCCTGCCGCATATCGGCACGTTCCAGGAAGTGCTGCGCACGACGCTGGTGCGCAAAGCCTACGAGATCGTGGCGAGCAGTGATGGCTCTCCCGCACCCACCCGGCTGGTCGCCTTCAGCGACGACATGGATGGCTTGCGCAAGGTGCCCGACAACATGCCGAACAAGGCGCTGCTGGAGGAGAACCTCCATAAGCCGCTGAGCCGCATTCCAGATCCATTCGAGAAGTATGAAAGCTTCGCCGCGCACAACAATGCGATGCTGCGCGAATTTCTCGACCGCTTTGGCTTCGAATACGAGTTCGTGGCTGCCAGCGATCGCTACAATTCGGGCGGGTTCGACGATGCGCTGCGGCAGGTGCTGCGCTGCAACCAGCAGATCCTCGACATCATGCTGCCGACCTTGCGCGAGGAACGCCGCCAGACCTACTCGCCCATCCTGCCGATCAGTCCGACCACCGGGCATGTGCTACAAGTGCCGGTCGAGGTGATCGATGCCGAAGCAGGCACGATCCGCTTCACGGATAGCGATGGCAGCGTGGTCGAACAGTCCGCTCTGGGCGGCCGGTCCAAGCTGCAATGGAAGGTCGACTGGGCGATGCGCTGGTACGCGCTCGGCGTCGACTACGAGATGTACGGCAAGGACCTGACCGATAGCGGCGTGCAATCCGGGCGGATCGTGAAGGTGCTCGGCGGGCGCAAGCCGGAAGGGCTGATCTACGAAATGTTTCTCGACGAGAACGGCGAGAAGATCTCCAAGTCGAAAGGCAATGGCCTGACGATCGAGGAATGGCTGACCTATGGCAGCGAGGAGAGCCTCGGCTTTTACATCTTCCCCAATCCGAAGAGCGCCAAGCAGCTGCATGTCGGCGTGATCCCGCGCGCGGTCGACGATTACTGGCAGTTTCGCGAGCGCCTCGCCGAGCAGCCGGTCGACAAGCAGCTGGGCAATCCGGTGTGGAACCTGCTGCGCGTGAAGGACGCCGCGCCTTCGCAGCCGCCTGCCGGTGCGGGCGACGCGCTGCCGGTCACTTACGGCCTGCTGCTCAACCTTGTCGGCGTGCTGGGCGCGGAGGCGGACCGGGAGCAGGTCTGGTCCTATCTCGGCAATTATGTCGAGGATGCGAGGCCCGAAGCGCATCCCGATCTGGATGTGCTGGTCGGCAAGGCGCTGGCCTACAATCGCGACTTCATCGCGCCGACCTTGCAGAAACGCGCGCCGAGCGAGCAAGAGGCCGCAGCGCTGCGCGACCTCGATACGCGGCTGGCCGAAGTCGACCCGGCGACGGCGGCGGAGGATCTGCAGACCATCGTCTACGAGATCGGCAAGGTCGAGTCGCACGGCTTCGATAACCTGCGCGACTGGTTCCGCGCGCTTTACGAGACGCTGCTCGGCTCCGCCCAGGGGCCGCGCATGGGCAGTTTCATCGCGCTCTACGGCGTGGAAAACACCCGCAAGCTGATCGCCGAGGCGCTCGCCCGCTGA
- a CDS encoding mechanosensitive ion channel family protein: MDYLSTIREQAMGMWEGFIKLLPNLAIALLIIIVTSVVVKIAVKIANSATEKANMREDLRQLVATLVKVLVWIFGLMIAAAVAIPGFTPAGMIAGLGIGALAIGFAFQDTFENFLAGVLVMLREKMQIGDVIEVEGITGKVERITLRETYIRQLSNELTVLPNSMLFKNPVKIFTDEDIRRTEVVVGVSYDADLPEAKDAIQKAMDGLDIIKKDKPVDIFAEEFGGSSINFLVRFWSESRPRDLRETKSQVIFAIKKELDAAGVGIPFPIQTTLFPEALRVEQKSVDRFSTEDSASNV, encoded by the coding sequence ATGGACTATCTCAGCACAATCCGCGAACAGGCAATGGGCATGTGGGAAGGCTTCATCAAGCTGCTCCCGAACCTCGCCATTGCGCTGCTCATCATCATCGTCACCTCGGTGGTGGTGAAGATCGCCGTCAAGATCGCCAACAGCGCGACCGAAAAGGCGAATATGCGCGAAGACCTGCGCCAGCTGGTTGCCACGCTGGTGAAGGTGCTGGTTTGGATTTTCGGCCTGATGATCGCGGCCGCGGTGGCGATTCCCGGATTTACGCCGGCGGGCATGATCGCCGGCCTCGGCATCGGCGCGCTCGCCATCGGTTTCGCCTTCCAGGACACGTTCGAGAATTTCCTCGCGGGTGTGCTCGTCATGCTGCGGGAAAAGATGCAGATCGGCGATGTGATCGAGGTGGAGGGTATCACCGGCAAGGTGGAGCGGATCACGCTGCGCGAGACCTATATCCGCCAGCTCTCCAACGAGCTGACCGTCCTGCCCAACTCGATGCTGTTCAAGAACCCGGTCAAGATCTTCACGGACGAGGACATTCGCCGCACCGAGGTCGTCGTCGGCGTTTCCTACGATGCCGACCTACCGGAGGCGAAGGATGCCATCCAGAAGGCGATGGACGGTCTCGATATCATCAAGAAAGACAAGCCGGTCGATATCTTTGCCGAGGAATTCGGCGGCAGCTCGATTAATTTCCTCGTTCGCTTCTGGTCCGAAAGCCGCCCGCGCGATCTTCGTGAAACGAAGAGCCAGGTGATCTTCGCGATCAAGAAAGAACTGGATGCGGCAGGCGTCGGCATCCCCTTCCCGATCCAGACGACGCTCTTCCCCGAAGCTCTGCGTGTCGAGCAAAAAAGCGTCGATCGCTTCAGCACAGAGGACAGCGCCTCCAACGTCTAG
- a CDS encoding RcnB family protein: protein MQLANLLKSSAVAALAAALLAPAAPAVAASATVEGASEQDRQDRQARRDRRGNREARQERRRGNREARQERRGNQDRAERRRAPREDVERPRARQERRTERRQEGAQQERRTERRQERAQQERRADRSQERARQERRAERRQDRARDQRRDQREASREQRARDAARSVRRNVGNRDSRYDRRNRDQRRYRDRNGSYRDGYRDARRDNRNRRYRDRNGSYRDGYRDARRDYRRWNRHNWRNDRRYNWNRHRYNNRRLYSLGRYYAPYRGYRYRRLSIGFYLDNLFFGNRYWINDPWRYRLPEVYGPYRWVRYYDDVVLVDVYTGEVVDVIHDFFW from the coding sequence CTGCCGCTCCGGCGGTCGCAGCCAGTGCGACGGTCGAAGGCGCATCGGAGCAGGACCGTCAGGATCGCCAGGCCCGCCGGGATCGCCGCGGCAATCGCGAGGCCCGCCAGGAACGCCGTCGTGGCAATCGTGAAGCGCGTCAGGAACGACGCGGCAATCAAGACCGCGCCGAGCGCCGCCGCGCCCCGCGCGAAGATGTGGAACGGCCGCGCGCTCGCCAGGAGCGCCGGACGGAACGTCGTCAGGAAGGTGCACAGCAGGAACGCCGCACCGAGCGTCGCCAGGAACGTGCTCAGCAGGAACGCCGGGCGGACCGCAGTCAGGAACGCGCTCGTCAGGAACGCCGGGCCGAACGCAGGCAGGATCGCGCTCGCGACCAGCGCCGCGATCAGCGCGAAGCCAGCCGTGAGCAGCGTGCACGCGATGCCGCGCGCAGCGTAAGGCGCAATGTCGGCAATCGCGATAGTCGCTATGACCGCCGCAATCGCGATCAGCGCCGCTATCGGGACCGCAACGGCTCGTATCGCGACGGCTATCGCGACGCACGCCGGGACAACCGGAACCGTCGCTATCGCGATCGCAATGGCAGCTATCGTGATGGATACCGCGACGCGCGCCGGGACTATCGCCGGTGGAACCGCCACAACTGGCGCAACGACCGTCGCTACAACTGGAACCGGCACCGGTATAACAACCGTCGCCTCTACAGCCTGGGACGCTATTACGCGCCGTATCGCGGATACCGCTATCGCCGCCTGAGCATCGGTTTCTACCTGGACAATCTGTTCTTCGGAAACCGGTACTGGATCAACGATCCTTGGCGCTACAGGCTGCCGGAAGTCTACGGCCCCTATCGCTGGGTTCGCTATTACGACGATGTCGTGCTGGTGGATGTCTATACCGGCGAAGTGGTCGACGTGATCCACGACTTCTTCTGGTAA